One genomic segment of Impatiens glandulifera chromosome 6, dImpGla2.1, whole genome shotgun sequence includes these proteins:
- the LOC124943235 gene encoding berberine bridge enzyme-like 18 produces MCSLRNVITLYIFAFTLLSFLCVASGENCQKFLDCISNHSPNSSIISKIAFTPTNPLYLSVLNSSIHNLYFELPSTPKPLLVFTPLYDSHVQAAIRCSKIHGIHIRFRSGGHDYEGLSYVSHVPFVVLDLINFQSIEVNLKSSTAWVQSGATIGQLYYKIAEKSKTLAFPAGFCPTVGVGGHFSGGGYGMLLRKYGLAADNVVDARMIDANGNILNRKTMGEDLFWAIRGGGGSFGVILAWKVKLVSVPPTFPNFSIRKTLDKNTTNLIHRWQYVAHKFPKELLVRIVIVRVNSTINVYFSSLYLGGVDDLLRVMKESFPELGLTKTDISEKSWVKSILSFENFNKEPLEILLKRTQPTTPYFKAKSDYVQEPIPISGLEGIWNILSEDGANNSVMIFTPYGGIMDEISESTIPFPHRAGNLYKIQYVADWYNASEVLATNRISWIRRLYSYMKPYVSKNPRAAYLNYRDLDIGANNGRNASYAQASVWGMKYFKNNFKRLVKIKSRVDPSNLFWNEQSIPALPKYDQE; encoded by the exons ATGTGTTCTTTAAGAAATGtgataacactttatatttt TGCATTCACTTTGCTTTCATTTTTATGTGTTGCTTCTGGAGAAAACTGTCAAAAATTTCTTGACTGTATCTCAAATCATTCACCAAATTCTTCTATAATTTCGAAAATTGCCTTTACACCTACAAATCCTTTGTATTTATCGGTCTTGAACTCCTCTATACATAACCTATATTTCGAGTTGCCCTCTACTCCGAAGCCTCTATTGGTTTTCACACCCTTGTATGATTCTCATGTACAAGCGGCCATTCGTTGTTCCAAAATTCATGGGATACATATTAGGTTCCGGAGTGGGGGTCATGATTACGAGGGTCTCTCTTATGTTTCTCACGTCCCTTTTGTGGTTCTTGATCTCATTAATTTTCAGTCTATTGAAGTTAACCTTAAAAGTAGCACTGCTTGGGTCCAATCGGGAGCGACTATTGGTcaactttattataaaatagCCGAGAAAAGTAAGACTCTAGCATTTCCTGCTGGATTTTGCCCCACAGTCGGTGTTGGTGGACATTTTAGTGGTGGAGGATATGGGATGTTGTTGCGTAAATATGGTCTTGCTGCTGATAACGTTGTCGACGCTCGTATGATTGATGCAAATGGaaatattttgaatagaaaAACGATGGGTGAGGATTTGTTTTGGGCCATAAGAGGAGGCGGAGGAAGTTTTGGTGTCATTCTTGCATGGAAAGTAAAATTGGTTAGCGTTCCACCTACCTTTCCAAATTTCTCCATTCGGAAAACTTTAGATAAAAACACAACAAATCTTATTCATCGGTGGCAATATGTTGCGCACAAGTTTCCTAAAGAGCTACTCGTTAGAATAGTTATCGTTAGGGTAAACTCGACGATAAATGTTTATTTCAGTTCCTTGTACCTCGGAGGAGTTGATGACCTTCTCCGTGTAATGAAAGAAAGTTTCCCAGAGCTTGGGTTGACGAAAACAGATATCTCCGAAAAGAGTTGGGTCAAATCTATCCTTTCCTTTGAGAATTTTAACAAGGAACCACTCGAGATTTTGCTAAAGCGAACTCAACCCACCACACCATATTTCAAAGCAAAATCCGATTACGTGCAAGAGCCAATCCCCATATCTGGATTGGAAGGGATTTGGAACATATTATCGGAGGATGGTGCTAATAATTCTGTTATGATCTTCACCCCATACGGCGGCATAATGGATGAAATATCAGAATCGACGATTCCCTTCCCACATAGGGCCGGAAACTTGTACAAAATACAATACGTGGCTGATTGGTACAACGCAAGCGAAGTCTTGGCCACCAATCGCATAAGTTGGATCCGAAGACTTTATAGCTACATGAAACCTTATGTTTCAAAGAACCCGAGAGCTGCGTATCTAAACTATAGAGATCTCGACATAGGAGCAAACAATGGAAGGAACGCAAGCTATGCACAAGCAAGTGTTTGGGGGATGAAGTACTTCAAGAACAACTTTAAGAGGCTGGTGAAGATTAAGAGTAGGGTTGACCCATCAAACTTATTTTGGAATGAGCAAAGCATTCCAGCTCTTCCCAAGTATGATCAAGAATAA
- the LOC124943974 gene encoding la-related protein 6A, with the protein MEVEDHLLLVADTTSFPTPTSPFPDPDPSPPHGSPEVTEIVLEDEEEEEEEDEVGLSPNDHQPSQISVLTDEIRNKIIKQVEYYFSDENLPNDKFLLKYVTKDKDGYVPVGVIASFRKMKKLTTERSWIVTALKESSFLVLSSNGKRVRRLQPLPVAGAAKDAQSYLVVAENLPEDHSVENIQRIFGEAGKIKNVSINDPHDAKGSKKLTIAEKLLSNKLHAVVEYETIEDAEKAVTMLNNEQDWRFGMRVKLVKRVEKQTQKKKAWKEAETESHNNTNRASGLLPIPAVVHEDNHSDHLDGTHHEEEINNDQEHSSKEKNEHKGPNRRRGRGQKYRGANGHGHGTVSSSSIHVNEPSKPPPGPKMPDGTKGFTMGRGRPLPLN; encoded by the exons ATGGAGGTCGAGGATCATCTTCTACTTGTTGCCGATACCACTTCCTTTCCCACACCCACCTCTCCTTTTCCCGATCCCGATCCATCACCACCTCACGGTTCTCCTGAGGTAACAGAGATCGTCTTGGAagatgaggaggaggaggaagaagaagacgaagttGGGTTGTCTCCAAATGATCACCAACCTTCTCAAATCTCTGTTCTAACAGATGAAATCCGCAATAAAATCATTAAGCAG GTGGAGTACTATTTCAGTGACGAGAATCTCCCGAATGacaaatttcttttgaaatatGTGACTAAAGATAAGGATGGATATG TTCCAGTTGGAGTTATTGCTTCGTTTAGGAAAATGAAAAAACTTACGACAGAACGGTCATGGATTGTAACTGCACTCAAGGAATCCTCATTTTTG GTTTTAAGCTCAAATGGGAAAAGGGTTAGGAGGCTTCAGCCACTGCCAGTTGCAGGTGCTGCTAAGGATGCACAG TCATACCTCGTTGTAGCTGAAAATTTACCAGAAGATCATTCAGTGGAGAATATTCAAAGAATTTTTGGTGAAGCTGGaaa GATAAAGAATGTTTCTATTAATGATCCACATGATGCAAAAGGATCAAAGAAGCTCACAATTGCTGAAAAGCTGCTAAGTAACAAG CTACATGCCGTTGTGGAGTATGAAACCATAGAGGATGCTGAGAAAGCc GTGACTATGTTAAACAATGAACAAGATTGGAGGTTTGGCATGAGGGTCAAACTTGTTAAGCGAGTG GAGAAACAGACGCAAAAAAAGAAGGCATGGAAAGAGGCGGAAACAGAGAGTCACAACAATACTAACCGAGCATCTGGTCTACTGCCAATACCAGCAGTAGTCCATGAAGATAACCATAGTGATCACCTTGATGGCACACATCATGAGGAGGagattaataat GATCAGGAGCACTCTTCAAAGGAGAAGAATGAGCATAAAGGGCCAAACCGAAGGCGAGGAAGGGGCCAGAAATACCGTGGGGCGAATGGGCATg GTCATGGAACagtttcatcatcatcaatccATGTGAATGAACCATCAAAGCCACCACCTGGCCCGAAAATGCCAGATGGGACAAAAGGGTTTACTATGGGAAGAGGTCGTCCACTCCCTCTAAATTAG
- the LOC124942015 gene encoding uncharacterized protein LOC124942015, whose translation MPPPPWKKARLSRMMSDHLNSPTHGGSLVVETGFPTSLVDLFVKNRHRMKKSSSKKNNWTTEIESEPADSSNFLGEVFETESISSSSSPRRNESIDQEITGESAGARGYFWSWWWWIFKVFFVVVMAMGTKQLAVGITVSAFSLLVMELFGKYISKPWQSKRKFIKNSNHSSSDESQSKEVQIDEHNRNAEVADSDLDLDSKVNETPNPKPNNHLRLPSGEIRVMKSILSSPRFHRRSASDDMGTTKDLHAFKSFNWSWFSEEEMKEGVKKEDADKDTDKDNHSELDQNQISKPLDHDHDCVTNQIVHKSNSRKIKSKIKKFVKKLKSSKKERTDRRNDASCSVSAEESESITASNNLNENNHQPITDSAKSILTENLQVTEKEDNLGLEINNDAKIVEAKRKGWRRRKSTYCVAMLAVILAGLVGGRFCGIAFTLIWCAAMKLIGSHKEGSVSG comes from the coding sequence atgccTCCTCCTCCATGGAAGAAGGCCAGATTATCTCGGATGATGTCCGATCACTTGAATTCACCGACCCACGGCGGTTCTCTCGTCGTCGAGACTGGTTTCCCAACATCACTCGTCGATCTATTTGTCAAGAATCGCCATCGCATGAAGAAAAGTTCATCCAAGAAGAATAATTGGACCACTGAAATTGAATCGGAACCGGCCGATTCCTCTAACTTTTTAGGGGAAGTATTCGAGACGGAGtctatttcttcttcatcgtcCCCTCGCCGGAATGAATCAATCGATCAGGAAATAACCGGCGAAAGTGCAGGAGCCAGGGGATATTTCTGGTCCTGGTGGTGGTGGATCTTCAAGGTTTTCTTCGTTGTGGTAATGGCGATGGGGACGAAGCAACTCGCTGTTGGGATTACAGTTTCGGCTTTCTCTCTTCTTGTAATGGAACTTTTCGGAAAATATATTTCCAAACCATGGCAATCCAAACGGAAGTTTATCAAGAACAGTAATCATTCGAGTTCAGATGAATCTCAATCCAAAGAAGTTCAAATTGATGAACATAATCGCAATGCAGAGGTTGCGGATtcggatttggatttggattcgAAAGTGAACGAAACTCCAAATCCGAAACCTAATAATCATTTGAGGCTTCCTAGCGGAGAAATTAGGGTGATGAAATCAATCTTAAGCTCACCTAGATTTCATAGACGATCTGCATCTGACGATATGGGAACAACTAAAGATTTGCATGCTTTTAAGAGTTTCAACTGGAGTTGGTTCTCGGAAGAGGAAATGAAAGAAGGTGTAAAAAAGGAAGATGCAGATAAAGATACAGATAAAGATAATCACAGTGAGTTAGATCAGAATCAGATCTCTAAACCTCTAGATCATGATCATGATTGTGTTACCAATCAGATCGTTCATAAAAGCAACAGTAGAAAGATAAAATCGAAGATAAAGAAGTTCGTTAAGAAACTTAAGAGTTCAAAGAAAGAACGTACCGATCGGAGGAATGACGCATCATGTTCTGTCTCGGCCGAAGAATCTGAATCCATTACCGCATCGAACAATTTGAACGAGAACAATCATCAACCGATAACTGATAGTGCAAAATCGATTTTGACGGAGAATTTACAGGTGACAGAAAAGGAGGATAACCTAGGGTTAGAAATTAATAACGATGCGAAGATTGTTGAAGCGAAGAGGAAAGGATGGAGAAGGAGGAAATCGACTTACTGTGTGGCGATGCTCGCCGTCATTCTAGCAGGATTAGTTGGAGGTCGATTCTGTGGCATTGCGTTTACATTGATTTGGTGCGCGGCGATGAAATTGATCGGCAGTCACAAGGAAGGCTCAGTTTCCGGTTGA
- the LOC124943236 gene encoding LOW QUALITY PROTEIN: cannabidiolic acid synthase-like (The sequence of the model RefSeq protein was modified relative to this genomic sequence to represent the inferred CDS: inserted 1 base in 1 codon) has translation MKPLFTAFTLLSFVCVAFGENFQNFLDCISNHSPNSSIISKIAFTPTNPLYLSVLNSSIHNLYFVLPSTPKPLLVFTPLYDSHVQAAIHCSKIHGIHIRFRSGGHDYEGLSYVSCVPFVVLDLINFRSVEVNLKSSTAWVQSGATIGQLYYKIAEKSKTLAFPAGFCPTVGVGGHFSGGGYGMLLRKYGLAADNVVDARMIDANGNIXERKTMGEDLFWAIRGGGESFGVILAWKVKLVSVPPTFPNFSIRKTLDKNTTNLIHRWQYVAHKFPKELLVRIVFVRVNSTINVYFSSLYLGGVGDLLRVMKESFPELGLTKTDISEKSWVESILSFENFNKEPLEILLKRTQPTTPYFKAKSDYVQEPIPISGLEGIWNILSEDGANKSVMIFTPYGGMMDEISESTIPFPHRAGNLYKIQYVADWYNASEVLATNRISWIRRLYSYMTPYVSKNPRAAYLNYRDLDIGANDGRNASYAQASVWGMKYFKNNFKRLVEIKRRVDPSNLFWNEQSIPTLP, from the exons ATGAAGCCTTTGTTCACTGCATTCACTTTGCTTTCATTTGTATGTGTTGCTTTTggagaaaattttcaaaattttcttgacTGTATCTCAAATCATTCACCAAATTCTTCTATAATTTCGAAAATTGCCTTTACACCTACAAATCCTTTGTATTTATCGGTCTTGAACTCATCTATACATAACCTATATTTCGTGTTGCCCTCTACTCCGAAGCCTCTATTGGTTTTCACACCCTTGTATGATTCTCATGTACAAGCGGCCATTCATTGTTCCAAAATTCATGGGATACATATTAGGTTCCGGAGTGGGGGCCATGATTACGAGGGTCTCTCTTATGTTTCTTGCGTTCCTTTCGTGGTTCTTGATCTCATTAATTTTCGGTCAGTTGAAGTTAACCTTAAAAGTAGCACTGCTTGGGTCCAATCGGGAGCGACTATTGGTcaactttattataaaatagCCGAGAAAAGTAAGACTCTAGCATTTCCTGCTGGATTTTGCCCCACAGTCGGTGTTGGTGGACATTTTAGTGGTGGAGGATATGGGATGTTGTTGCGTAAATATGGTCTTGCTGCTGATAACGTTGTCGACGCTCGTATGATTGATGCAAATGGAAATA CTGAAAGAAAAACGATGGGTGAGGATTTGTTTTGGGCCATAAGAGGAGGCGGCGAAAGTTTTGGTGTCATTCTTGCATGGAAAGTAAAATTGGTTAGCGTTCCACCTACCTTTCCAAATTTCTCCATTCGGAAAACTTTAGATAAAAACACAACAAATCTTATTCATCGGTGGCAATATGTTGCGCACAAGTTTCCTAAAGAGCTACTCGTTAGAATAGTTTTTGTTAGGGTAAACTCGACGATAAATGTTTATTTCAGTTCCTTGTACCTCGGAGGAGTTGGTGACCTCCTCCGTGTGATGAAAGAAAGTTTCCCAGAGCTTGGGTTGACCAAAACAGATATCTCCGAGAAGAGTTGGGTTGAATCTATCCTTTCCTTTGAGAATTTTAACAAGGAACCACTCGAGATTTTGCTAAAGCGAACTCAACCCACCACACCATATTTCAAAGCAAAATCCGATTACGTGCAAGAGCCAATCCCCATATCTGGATTGGAAGGGATTTGGAACATATTATCGGAGGATGGTGCTAATAAGTCTGTTATGATCTTCACCCCATACGGCGGCATGATGGACGAAATATCAGAATCGACGATTCCGTTCCCACATAGGGCCGGAAACTTGTACAAAATCCAATACGTGGCTGATTGGTACAACGCAAGCGAAGTCTTGGCCACCAATCGTATAAGTTGGATCCGAAGACTTTATAGCTACATGACACCCTATGTTTCAAAGAATCCGAGAGCTGCGTATCTAAACTATAGAGATCTCGACATCGGAGCAAACGATGGAAGGAATGCAAGCTATGCACAAGCAAGTGTTTGGGGGATGAAGTACTTCAAGAACAACTTTAAAAGGCTGGTGGAGATTAAGAGGAGGGTTGACCCATCAAACTTGTTTTGGAATGAACAAAGCATTCCAACTCTTCCTTAA
- the LOC124944116 gene encoding uncharacterized protein LOC124944116, with product MAEDLVVKTQMVNPCCATLKEKNSKLEASRTALRQGVKMQSEMIDKLQNENQILKLAHKEEKAKADNERNEKEKQSALQVSLENEICSLKAEILALQENTTCKEAQDSNKEEVIFLQTRISEGLKEINLLKEQLEKETSKAEYESKRALEGKKEARETLKLVEAEKRRADEEKRLANAEREKARANLLLLEKLKVEANELRSKLVSEGVKYGELKNKLEVEKQKAMKEKTCSLKAEILSSQENTACKEAQDSNKDEVIFLQTRISEGLAEINLLKERLEKETSKAEYESKRAMEGKNEARETLKLVEAEKRRADEEKRLTNAEREKARENLLLLEKLKIEANELRSKLVSEGVKYGEFKKKLEVEKQKASKEKKRADMATAKAEEHRKLTEINQNKVAEVNSQANQLNQQLEEHKRRMEKLEKERNELLSFKRKVGASAKRSCKCMTAETTKRDVGLQVSMGETENVSNKLLKKDRHKNHGEKVHKDMSSKKSEERTMVADINFKKPKETNHHADKLTLQLKDYMQMVEGLMKEVKLVASMKSVEASSFPSERNVTGEDAEMKFLKKKLKFEKMQVKHFKHAAKLETLRNNILQQEICCLKQDLVSFTGRLNVLNNCFTSTEGTHNLEKTCSRVLDMPSAGMPKFFRKESSHLNSHNTHDHLKGNTQGCMQLLKHSLESSHLMVPMDEGLPTESITGITSQLESLPRGCNKSMQSAVNSSTASFSNRQFIGSQERVSPSACTSLKLTESNPEANMSRLSGQDTRIENNKQLAVVVEKLDVVGKGHEHKKRKRVHDGIDSIGYNQPHNNQWQMQIEQKLSMLHDMLSQIKSPPDETLSVPGLVCKPNSNPKAHKKRKVCIGHEEHPKKLLVSNDNENIHDGLNNSIKRSSESMGKFEDVSEYNYMRVLDLDNHADEEYYRSAIEEPLSPIITSFLLSGRRIDECVGGEISRERCSVENERSISDCTLHIDNTLVDSCKFNKDTLCVPDGIKIPDSHSLSDKDAIISFHRMEMPPCKLLPKYCIIFSDIDDSRSISRILHAIGSCMAMCEKADLTGLTLQKILMSFVKTEDLSHKEKSCVLLSLELHIFSGFSLGKLENLNEHLMLLFHSIAEQMQSVISDAVTRNSFVELCLFGELLILIEEFILDWRVMELNDELLLDGVNPVSCSPSINVVLNGAERILKYRTASSNEFMAGGILLASICVATNNIGFLCMTSYNMLRVSKIDSSLRLTILHIFACICGPKYFKLEHYHLVTTLIKSLVTFHEKASLSATKCPLNGGEVFSGFSSTKCPFSEDAISVESVNSLLLEELQKFGLSDALHQNLLELVALEYMDKGGSKSFSRNLIPSISESDDATLCRFTDVLSLLELMSFNMSWEWTCKNTISRLLEILDSSVEKNFSVIIIVLLGKLGRFGIDACGYEHTSIANIRNRLSNFLSQPKIGFPIQISAFNSLLGLLCIPYEELMNSDLQSPTISLSKIGNVDCLRKWYSVLRNEQQSLVTDLNCAGR from the exons ATGGCTGAGGATTTGGTGGTCAAGACTCAGATGGTAAACCCATGTTGTGCAACG TTAAAAGAGAAGAATTCTAAGCTGGAAGCATCGCGGACAGCCCTTCGACAAGGTGTGAAGATGCAGAGTGAAATGATTGATAAGCTTCAAAATGAGAATCAGATTCTTAAGTTAG CACACAAAGAAGAGAAGGCGAAGGCTGATAACGAAAGAAACGAGAAAGAAAAACAGTCAGCTCTTCAGGTTTCTTTGGAGAATGAAATATGTTCATTAAAGGCAGAGATCTTGGCATTGCAGGAAAATACTACATGTAAGGAAGCTCAGGATTCCAACAAGGAGGAAGTAATATTCCTTCAAACACGAATATCTGAGGGACTAAAGGAAATAAATCTGCTGAAGGAGCAATTGGAGAAAGAAACAAGCAAGGCAGAATATGAGTCTAAAAGAGCATTGGAGGGAAAGAAGGAAGCAAGAGAAACGTTGAAATTGGTGGAGGCTGAAAAAAGAAGGGCTGATGAAGAGAAGAGATTGGCAAATGCTGAGAGGGAGAAGGCCAGAGCGAATCTACTTCTACTGGAAAAGCTGAAGGTTGAAGCTAATGAATTAAGATCAAAATTAGTCTCTGAGGGAGTTAAATATGGAGAGTTAAAAAATAAGCTGGAGGTAGAAAAGCAGAAGGCAATGAAGGAGAAAACATGTTCATTAAAGGCCGAGATCTTGTCATCGCAGGAAAATACTGCATGTAAGGAAGCTCAGGACTCCAACAAGGACGAAGTAATATTCCTTCAAACACGAATATCTGAGGGGCTAGCGGAAATAAATCTGCTGAAGGAGCGTTTGGAGAAAGAAACAAGCAAGGCAGAATATGAGTCTAAAAGAGCAATGGAGGGAAAGAATGAAGCACGAGAAACGTTAAAATTGGTGGAGGCTGAAAAAAGAAGGGCTGATGAAGAGAAGAGATTGACAAATGCTGAGAGGGAGAAGGCCAGAGAGAATCTACTTCTACTGGAAAAACTGAAGATTGAAGCTAATGAATTAAGATCAAAATTGGTCTCTGAGGGAGTTAAATATGGAGAGTTTAAAAAAAAGCTGGAGGTAGAGAAGCAGAAGGCATCGAAGGAGAAAAAACGTGCAGACATGGCAACTGCAAAAGCAGAAGAGCACAGGAAGCTAACAGAAATTAACCAGAATAAAGTTGCTGAGGTTAATTCACAAGCCAATCAGCTTAATCAGCAGCTGGAAGAGCATAAAAGAAGGATGGAGAAATTggaaaaagagagaaatgagCTTCTATCCTTTAAAAGAAAGGTTGGAGCTTCTGCTAAACGGTCTTGTAAATGCATGACTGCTGAAACTACCAAAAGAGATGTTGGCCTTCAGGTCAGTATGGGTGAAACAGAAAATGTTTCAAATAAACTACTAAAGAAAGACAGACACAAGAATCATGGGGAAAAAGTGCATAAAGATATGTCAAGTAAAAAATCAGAAGAGAGGACTATGGTTGCTGATATAAACTTTAAGAAGCCAAAAGAAACAAATCATCATGCAGATAAGTTAACTCTTCAGTTAAAAGACTACATGCAGATGGTGGAAGGGCTAATGAAGGAGGTGAAACTTGTTGCTTCTATGAAATCTGTTGAGGCTTCTAGTTTTCCTTCAGAAAGAAATGTGACAGGAGAAGATGCAGAAATGAAGTTCCTGAAGAAAAAGCTGAAGTTTGAAAAGATGCAAGTAAAGCATTTTAAACATGCTGCTAAGTTAGAAACTCTTCGCAATAATATACTTCAACAAGAGATATGTTGCCTAAAGCAGGATCTTGTAAGTTTTACAGGTCGTCTGAATGTACTGAATAACTGCTTCACATCTACTGAAGGTACACACAATTTGGAAAAG ACTTGTAGTAGGGTCTTGGATATGCCAAGCGCTGGAATGCCAAAATTCTTCAGAAAAGAATCCAGCCATTTGAATTCCCATAATACTCATGATCATTTAAAGGGAAACACCCAGGGTTGCATGCAACTTCTCAAGCATTCCTTAGAAAGTAGTCACCTAATGGTTCCTATGGATGAAGGATTACCAACTGAATCCATAACAGGTATTACTTCTCAGTTGGAGTCTCTACCCAGAGGCTGCAATAAAAGTATGCAGTCTGCAGTAAATTCCAGTACAGCATCTTTTTCTAACAGACAATTTATCGGCTCACAGGAAAGAGTTTCTCCTTCTGCATGTACCTCACTTAAGTTGACTGAATCAAATCCAGAAGCAAACATGTCTAGATTGTCTGGTCAAGATACTAGAATAGAGAATAACAAACAGCTTGCAGTTGTGGTAGAAAAACTTGATGTTGTTGGAAAAGGGCATGAACATAAGAAGAGAAAAAGAGTCCATGATGGTATTGACTCCATTGGATATAATCAGCCTCACAATAATCAGTGGCAGATGCAGATAGAGCAGAAACTGTCTATGCTTCATGATATGCTAAGTCAAATAAAAAGCCCTCCAGACGAGACATTGTCAGTGCCTGGTCTTGTGTGCAAACCCAATTCAAACCCAAAAGCTCACAAGAAAAGAAAGGTTTGTATTGGGCATGAAGAGCATCCAAAGAAGTTGCTTGTCTCTAATGATAATGAGAACATACATGATGGACTTAATAACTCTATCAAAAGGAGCTCGGAAAGTATGGGAAAGTTTGAAGACGTGTCAGAATATAACTATATGCGTGTGCTCGACTTGGATAATCATGCGGATGAGGAATACTACCGCAGTGCTATAGAAGAGCCGTTGTCTCCGATTATAACAAGTTTTCTGTTAAGTGGAAGAAGAATCGATGAATGTGTTGGGGGTGAGATCTCCCGTGAGAGGTGTTCAGTGGAAAATGAAAGATCAATATCAGATTGCACTCTTCATATAGACAATACATTGGTTGATTCATGCAAATTTAATAAGGATACTTTATGTGTGCCTGATGGGATCAAGATTCCAGATTCACATAGTCTGAGTGATAAAGATGCAATTATTTCATTTCATAGAATGGAGATGCCTCCCTGCAAACTTCTTCCGAAATACTGCATAATCTTCTCAGATATTGATGATAGCCGCAGCATTTCAAGAATACTTCATGCTATCGGATCCTGTATGGCTATGTGCGAAAAAGCTGATTTAACGGGTTTGACCTTGCAAAAGATTCTGATGTCATTTGTGAAGACTGAAGACCTGTCACACAA GGAAAAATCTTGTGTGTTGTTGTCACTTGAATTGCATATTTTCTCTGGATTTTCTTTGGGAAAATTGGAAAATTTGAATGAGCATCTTATGCTCCTTTTTCATTCCATCGCTGAACAAATGCAATCAG TTATATCTGATGCTGTAACACGGAACAGTTTTGTAGAATTATGCCTGTTTGGCGAATTGCTTATACTAATTGAAGAATTTATTTTAGACTGGAGAGTTATGGAGCTAAATGATGAATTATTATTGGATGGAGTCAACCCTGTCAGTTGTAGTCCTAGCATCAATGTTGTTCTTAATGGTGCAGAGAGAATTCTGAAATATAGAACGGCTTCTTCTAATGAATTCATGGCTGGGGGTATATTGTTAGCATCAATATGTGTAGCTACTAATAACATTGGTTTCTTGTGCATGACATCCTACAACATGTTGAGAGTTTCGAAAATCGATTCATCATTGAGATTGACTATCCTTCACATTTTTGCTTGTATCTGTGGACCTAAATATTTCAAGCTTGAACATTACCATTTAGTGACGACCCTGATTAAATCTTTAGTCACTTTTCACGAGAAAGCAAGTTTGTCAGCCACAAAATGCCCTCTGAATGGAGGTGAGGTTTTTTCAGGGTTCTCTTCCACAAAATGCCCATTTTCTGAGGATGCAATTTCAGTCGAATCAGTCAATTCATTGCTCTTGGAAGAGCTTCAGAAATTTGGCTTGTCTGATGCCCTACATCAAAATCTGCTGGAATTGGTAGCTTTAGAATATATGGATAAAGGAGGCTCAAAATCGTTCTCAAGGAACTTGATACCATCAATATCTGAATCTGATGATGCAACTTTATGTCGCTTTACTGACGTTTTGTCCTTACTGGAGCTGATGTCATTCAACATG AGCTGGGAATGGACATGCAAAAATACCATCAGCCGACTTCTGGAAATCTTGGATTCGTCTGTGGAGAAGAACTTTTCTGTTATCATTATTGTTCTTCTCGGTAAACTTGGGAG GTTTGGAATTGATGCTTGTGGATACGAACACACTAGCATTGCAAATATAAGAAACCGTTTATCTAACTTCCTCAGTCAACCAAAAATTGGGTTCCCTATCCAGATTTCTGCTTTCAACTCTTTGCTTGGTCTGCTCTGCATCCCTTACGAAGAACTAATGAATAGCGATCTCCAGTCACCTACGATTTCCCTAAGCAAAATTGGAAATGTTGATTGTTTAAGGAAATGGTACTCCGTCCTGAGAAATGAACAACAGTCTTTAGTTACTGATCTCAACTGTGCGGGCCGCTGA